The Prionailurus bengalensis isolate Pbe53 chromosome E4, Fcat_Pben_1.1_paternal_pri, whole genome shotgun sequence region ACCCTCACAGGCCTTGTACCAGATGGCCAGCGGGGTCCACGGTCCAAAAACAGGTGAAGAACCCTTACCTCAAAGAATCAGTTCCCCAAGCTCCCGTTTTCCTTCTCACCGATGTTTTCTCATGCAGCCGGCTAAGCGGTGTCTATAGAAAACACTAGGAAGGGCTTTTCGGAGTGGGAGTCACACAGCAAGCAGCGTGGCTGTGAGGTGGCGTGGGCGAGGGGACGGGCTCTGGAGCCGGTCTGccttttgaatcctggctctgccgctTATGCGCTGTGTGACAGCTCTCCGTGGTGAGAGCGGCCACCTCATGGGGTTGCTGGAGGGTCGGTGAAGTTGACACTGAACAGCGCTCGGACTGGTCCCTGTCACGTGAGAAAACCGCCTCCCAAAGAGCTCAGGCTCTCTGAACTGAGGTTACAcagctgctgggggaggggggatgagagCCCAGCACATGGGGCTCTGGCCACGCCTGTCCTCATGCAAGGCAAGCTCACCCGTCTCCCTCGTGGGCAGACTGTCCAGTGGGCGGccttctcggggggggggggggggggctccgccCCCCAGGTGGAAGCCAGGAGCACTTACCTTGGCCTCATTCAGGCCGTTCTTCCCGGGCGGGTCTCGTCTGTACCCAAACCTTTCAGCTTTGGTCCCCCTCATCACTCAGGCAGGACACCCAAGACTGTCCTGACACCGGAGCTTCTCTTCGTCCTTTCTAGAAGCCTTCTGTGATGACCTTTCACGTAGCCATTCCCCAGGGCACTGTCCTAGGTCCGGGACCCTAGCCTGTCTCCTCTGGTTTGTGGTTTTCCCATGAAGGACTCCTACCTGCGAGCCTCTGTCAACCTGTGTCCTGGATGAGTGTCTTCTGTGCCCCGTAACACAGTCTTTTCGAGACTAGCGGTGGATTTCTGATCTCCTTTCTCCACCTAGGAAAGGTGTTTCCCCTCAGGTAGGAGGCAGGGGGATGCACTTCTaagtttctctgtctttttcagGATGCAAGAAGCCAGTGTCTGCCTCAGGGAAGGAGATGGACTGGGCACAGATGGCGTGCCACCGATGTCTCATGTACCTGGGGGATTTGTGTAAGAACCTGaactctttgttttctgttcGGGGCTCCGGGACAGGCGGCAGGCGGCTTCATTTGTTGGTACCGCCCTTTAGGTGCTGGGAGAGCAGGGGGATGTTTGGCCTCTGTGACTCTTTCCTTCAGTCATTCGATGTTCCCTTCTTTTCGCTGCCTTTCCGTTAGCAGAAAGGTTCAGTGAACACGGAAGAAGGCAAATGAACTTTGAGAAAGTCTGAGTGGTAACTCGGTTTCAGTGGTGGGTTAGGAAGGTTTTAATTCGGTGCTTTTCTCCTTTGGAGTTTTCTCTTGACGGACTCCTGGAGGAGTAGAAGTTAGACTTCGTGGAGGACCTACCTGCCCAACAGATGTTTCTCAGAGGGAAAAAGTGCTCCCTTGCTTGATGGCCCCTGGGTCTCTAGTCCTGGCAGCCAAAGGTTCCTCATTAGGCTGTTGGTGGGGGGCTgtaggattcttttttatttcctgaggCTCCTCTCCTTGGCCCCAGCCCACTTCTGGACCTCTGATAAGCAGTATGCACAGGGAGAGGCAAGCTGCTTCGTGTTAGACGGACCGGGTGTCCGTAGTAAGGTGGACGTTACAGGACGGTAATGTCCAGTTGCGTTCTGGATCCAAACACCAGAGGTCTTTGCAGGCAGTTACATCTGCCGTGGGTCCCCTTCCTTGGGGAGAGAGAACCAAGAGCCTGTTATCAACACCAAATAGTCTCTACATTTCGAAGCTACCCACAAGCAAGAGACAGTTGAACGATTTGTTCATGGTCACACAGAGTTAAGATTGTGCCAGAGACCCAAGCAGCCTGCCTCCTAGCTCAGCTATCTTCCTCCCAGGCTCTCACTACAGCTGCACAGAGTGGACTCCCAGACGAGGGGACGTTTTTCTGAAACGCGGCATCACGgagttttcttcctcctctctcctgcagCACGGTATCAGAATGAATTAGCTGGCGTAGACACCGAGCTGCTAGCTGAGAGATTTTACTATCAAGCCCTGTCAGTAGCCCCCCAGATTGGTAAGTGGCACCCCCGCTTGGGCCTCCCTACCCAGCCGCGTTTCCCAAGAGGAAGACCACGTTGAGACAGCAGGCAGGCCGCGCCGGCTCCCTAGGTCCCCCTGCGCTCGGTTCCGCCACACTTCACCTCGGTTATGCGTTGTCCCCCTCGTAACGCACGCTCGAGAGAAATGCAGTCTTGATctaaggagggaggcagaggggaaggacGAGAAGATGGCTTCCCTGTCCCCGAGGTCTCTGTGGGAGGAGGAAACTCCGCTTCAGCTGTTTTTCCcgcaggaggcacagagagaagagcTGAGGCTCCGTTATAGGGAGAGGTGAGGATTATTAGCCCGTAGGCAGGAGAGCTCAGAGGTGAGAAACCGAGCCGGGGTAGAGGAGAGGGCTCCGTGGCGTACCATCACCCCTGCGAGAGCCACAGGCACCAGTGAGGGGGTGACACCCCCGGGGGCTGAAATCCCCGGTAGGCCAGGCCGGGCAGGACTAGACTGACTGATAGGAAGGGAGTCTGCGATCGGCGATCCCCTGGAGACGCGGCAGAGTCCACTGCTCGTCACCCGAGACCCCGTTCTCCCCCCGGGTTCGCCGCCGCTTGGCACCCGTTGGTCCTGGGAGCTCTGGGTGCGTATCGTGTCCGCAGACCGTTGtgacgtctctctctctccaggaatGCCCTTCAACCAGCTGGGCACGCTCGCGGGCAGCAAGTACTACAACGTGGAAGCTATGTACTGCTACCTCCGCTGGTGAGCATTGGCCCGTCCCTTCCCCGGCCCAGCTGTCACGTCCGTGCTGCTCCTGCTCGGGTTTCTCGCCTCCCTTTTCTAGCTCCTGGCTGAAATAGGGGAAGCGGAGACTGAGGGGTCCCTCCTGTCAGGGGCGCTCTGACACAGCCCTGCTGCTTTTCACAAGTCCACCTGGATGTGTAGGAACTGGGGCGGCCGGGAACACTGCCCACCGTCTTGAAGAAAGTAAATTCGATCTAGTCAGTGAAATGTTACCGAAGTAACGGATGACGAGAACTGCAGAACTGTAGATCTTCAGTGTTTTGAGGTGACCCGATGACAGGGTGGGCTAGGGTTAGGGTGGCTCGCTGCCTCCCTGGTGCTGACGTTCCGCTCTCAGAATCAGGGACATCGTTTTCGGAGGCCTGGACTCGGGTGGGCAGTCTGCTGAGTCAGCATCCCCGAGTGGGGCCGGGTAGGTGGGGGTGCCACTGACCGGGCCGTCATCGGCATAAACTGGCTGGGACTCACCTGCTGCCGCCTAGTCAGGGCCACCTTAAACTTGAGCAGCCGGTCACGTGCGGGACAGGCTGATATAAACCCGGCTTCAAGGCAGAGGGAATAAGCTGGTCTTCATAACTTTGCTGATCAAACACTAAAGTATAAGATATGGTCCCGCCTCATAATTCCACGTGCCACGTTCCTTGGTTCACCTGGTCCAGGAAAGCTCTTCCTTGTATCAACAGAGTATTTGCTCTCGAGGTGCCTGTCTCCTTTTCTGAATCCGTGcaggacaccccccaccccccacccccacggatGCCACTGTATTCGTTCTTAAATATAGTTATCAGGTTTGTAGCCTTCCATTGTATCTTCTCTATGCCTCACATGCCTTCCAGGGAATGCCCTCTTGTCCTTGGTTCCTCATCACACTCATGGTTGTGATTTAGGGTGAATCATTTCCAGAGAGCCCAGCACATCCAGGTTTGGAAGGTGCCCGCTAAGgtcctgccctgctgtgtgtgctAAGCACATCTCGTCGTTCCTGGGTCAGGCATTTGGGTAGGactcagctgggtggttctttTCCCCTGGTGGCCTTGTCTAGGATCAGTCGCTGGTGTTCAGCTGACCTGGGGGGCTGATAGGTCTGAAGCGAGGCTcatctgcccgcccccccccatgtGGTCTTTCTTGAGGAGAGATAGATGTGTTACATGGGAGCTCAGGGCTCCCAACAGTGAAGTATGACCCAAGAGATGTGGAAATAGAATGTCAGTCCTTTATGGCCTGAGCCTGGAAGCTGGCCAAGTCACTTCCACAGTGTTCTGTGGGTCAGAGCACTTGCATTGCGTCGTCCTCTCCCCCTGGCCCTCTATTAAAGGGGAGCAGGCAGAAAACCCACGTATGGATGGAAGGAGGGTCAAAAAATTTGTGGCTACCTTTTACTCACAAGCAGATACCCTTTTCTGTACCTTATTCTTTATGACGAAGAGGTTTCTTCCCCCAGAAAAGATATTAGAAACACTACAGTGCTGGTGTCATAGACGCCGTAGTGAGACAGGTTTGGGCTGGGGACTCCTCTCCACCATGCGTTAGCCGTGTGGCCTTGGCCGCATTCTTGTCCTTCCAGGCTCCATCTTCTCGTGCGTATGTGCCGACAGGTGCAGTGCCTGACATGTGGGGACCACTCCGTACACACTCCTCCTATTCAGAGGAGTGTCGTAAGGACACTTAGTTGTGTGTGTAAATACCCTTGTACGTGGTCGCCCCTTGTTGACTGCTACCTGTTAAGTGCTCTATACTGtaaaaaagacaaagggtatcTTAGGGACGGTGATGAACTTGAGTTTGTGAATATAGAGGAAGCGAAGGCGTTAATTATATTTTGATTGATCTAGAGGTCGTGTCTGTATTTAATCTGGAAAGATGGCCTTCACCCTGAGTGTGTCcgtgggaggggaggctgggggtaGCTTGTACTGCCAGAAGCATTGCTCCCTAAAACAGAGCGGAGcaccgtcccccctccccccgccgccaaGAGCCTGTAGCTTCCCTCTGCGTCTCCCACAGCATCCAGTCGGAGGTGTCCTTTGAGGGGGCCTATGGGAATCTCAAGCGGTTGTATGACAAGGCTGCCAAAATGTACCACCAGCTAAAGAAGTGTGAGACTCGGAAACTCTCCCCCAGCAGGAAGCGGTGAGTAGGGCCTGTGGGGCGCAGGGGCCCTGCGGCTGCTGGCCTTTTACCTGGGGCTCCTCTCCTTCCAGATGTAAAGACATTAAGAGGTTGCTGGTGAACTTCATGTACCTGCAAAGCCTCCTGCAGCCCAGAAGCAGGTGAGCGGAAGAGGGCCGGCACACGGAGCGCATCCTGCCAGCCCCCGGCGGGGCGGCTCTCTCCGAAGTCTCCCCTGTGTCCCCAGCTCTTGGTGCCCGCCCCAGGCCGCATCTCTGACCTCCCTGCCGCTCCTGCCCTCCCGCAGCCCGGTGGACGCGGAGCTCACATCCCTCTGCCAGTCGGTCCTGGAGGACTTCAACCTGTGCCTCTTCTACCTGCCCTCCTCACCCAACCTCAGCCTGGCCAGCGAGGGCGAGGAGGACTACGAGGGTGGCTACGCTTTCCTCCCGGACCTTCTCATCTTCCAGATGGTCATCGTCTGTCTCATGGGTGTGCACAGCTTGAAGAGAGCAGGTGACTCCCTGtgtgccctgccctctccccccggCATCCGGGGTCCTCGGTGCTCTTCCCGTAGCTCCTTATTCCTGAACTTCCTCCCGTGAGCAGCGCCGTCGCCACCTGTGTCACTGCTTGGCTGTGGGAGCGCGAGGGACGGGGAACCCCACCCTGAAGTTGCTCTGGTGAATGAACGAGGGCAACTGCGTGTCTTCACCCCTTCCAGTCCCACAGACACAGTCTTGGCCGTGACCCAGGCGGACGAGAGGGCAGGATAGTGAGCTGAGGGTGCCGACCGAGTTTAGAGCTTGCTATTGGGGGCAGTCAGGCAGTTCTGCGGGCCTTCCCGGCAGAGGTGTGTGCGGGGCCGGCCTGGGAGGGCGGGAGAGGCCGGGCTGGGTGTGCAGGTGCTTGGGCCGCGAGGAGGAGCCGGTGTGAAGGCATCGGAGCCAGAGAGGACGGCGTGGCACAAGAGGGTATGCTTGCCCGAGGAGGCACAGAGCGAGCTGGCACATTCTAAGTGCAGAGACCTGAGGAGTCTGTTTTCCTTAGAGGAGGCTTCGAGGGGTAGTTGGATCCTTGGAAGGGTTGAGAACACGAGATGGGATTGGAGCCGCGGGCGCCCGCTCGTCGGAGCCCTGGGCCCTAACGCCTGGCTCCCCTGGCTTTAGGGTCCAAGCAGTACAGCGCGGCCATCGCCTTCACCCTGGCCCTCTTCTCCCACCTCGTCAATCACGTCAACATACGGCTACAGGCTGAGCTGGAGGAGGGCGAGAACCCCGTGCCGGCGTTCCAGAGTGATGGCACAGGTGCGGGAATGGGGGCGTGGCCGGGGAAGGTTCGCCGGGGGCGCCGCGTCGAGGAGGGGGAACAGGTGTGCTTAGAGGTGGTACCAGAGAGCGCCTAGAATTTCTGGGCTCTGCTGTGTCCGCACAGATGAGCccttggagaaggaggaggcGCCGGGCCCTGAGCCCCCTCCCGCAGCACCTCAAGCTGGCGAGGTCAGAAAGAGCCGGAAGTTCTCCCGCCTCTCCTGCCTCCGCCGCCGTCGCCATCCACCCAGAGCTGGGGACGACAGTGACCTGAGTGAAGGTTTTGAGTCGGACTCCAGCCGTGACTCGGCCAGGGCCAGCGAGGGCTCGGACAGCGGCTCCGACAAGAGTCTGGAAGGTGGGGGAACGGCCTTTGATGCGGAGACAGACTCGGAAATGAACAGCCAAGAGTCCCGATCAGACCTGGAAGATATTGAGGATGAGGAGGGGACGCGGTCCCCAGCCCTGGAGCCCCCTCGGCCCAGGTCAGAGGCTCCCGAGTCGCTCAACGGCCCACTGGGCCCCAGCGAGGCCAGCATCGCCAGCAATCTACAAGCCATGTCCACCCAGATGTTCCAGACCAAGCGCTGCTTCCGACTGGCCCCCACCTTCAGCAACCTGCTCCTCCAGCCCCCTGCCGAAGCCCCCACCGCGGCCAGCCGCAGGCCCTGTGTCAACGGAGACGCAGACAAGCCCTCGGAGCCAGGTATTTGGGCCTCTGGTCATCGCCCTGCCCgggcccacccctccccgccttcTTCGCCGCAGTGCCTGCATCCCCGCGCTTGCTGCCGTGCCTTCGGCCGTCTGCCTGTGGTGCTGTCCGGGAGCGTTTTCCCGGATTCCGCACTCCTGCGGGCTCCTCACTCCCAGCACCTGTGCCGCCCCGCCTGTTTCGTggtcttcccctcctcccaccccccgccctgcgGGTGTGGGGCTTTCTTTGCTCCCCGAACGACCGCTGCCATCTCCCCCTGGTGCCAGCCCATGTCCCACCGGGGCAGGTGGCTCCAGGGACCCCGCTCTCCTAGGGTCTTCCCTGCACAGGGGGCACCCAGTTGGCACAGCGAGTGTTTACTGAGCCTGTTgtctgccaggcactgggctggacTGTCGTCGGGTGTTgtcttgttaaaatttttttttttttttatcgttatttttttttaatgtgtatttacttttgagacagagacagagcatgaacgggggagggtcggagagagggagacacagaatctgaagcaggctgtcagcacagagcccagcgcggggctcgaactcatggaccgtgaaatcacgacctgagctgaagtcggccgcttaactgactgagccacccaggcgccccttaaaattttttttgagagagagtgagcaagtgtgggggagggacagacagggagggagacagaatccgaagcaggctccgggctctgagctgtcagcacagagcccgacgcggggctcgaacccatgaaccacgataTCACgaactgaagtctgacgcttagccaactgggccacccaggtgccctgggtgttgtcttgtttaattttcacagcagCCCTTGTGGTGGAGGAGTTGTCCTCCCTGTGCTGTCCCTTGACCCTAGGCATCTGTGGCCTGTGCTCTTTTGGTCTGAAGtgtacttccccccccccacttgcccAGAGCCTGTTGCTTGGCTAATTCTTACCTGCCCTCTGGC contains the following coding sequences:
- the SMG5 gene encoding protein SMG5 isoform X3; translation: MCLQDTSGSRDWLLPAPASLHPVPLPAGASVLHRLDPRHRPPHRMQEASVCLREGDGLGTDGVPPMSHVPGGFVLSLQLHRVDSQTRGRFSETRHHGVFFLLSPAARYQNELAGVDTELLAERFYYQALSVAPQIGMPFNQLGTLAGSKYYNVEAMYCYLRCIQSEVSFEGAYGNLKRLYDKAAKMYHQLKKCETRKLSPSRKRCKDIKRLLVNFMYLQSLLQPRSSPVDAELTSLCQSVLEDFNLCLFYLPSSPNLSLASEGEEDYEGGYAFLPDLLIFQMVIVCLMGVHSLKRAGSKQYSAAIAFTLALFSHLVNHVNIRLQAELEEGENPVPAFQSDGTDEPLEKEEAPGPEPPPAAPQAGEVRKSRKFSRLSCLRRRRHPPRAGDDSDLSEGFESDSSRDSARASEGSDSGSDKSLEGGGTAFDAETDSEMNSQESRSDLEDIEDEEGTRSPALEPPRPRSEAPESLNGPLGPSEASIASNLQAMSTQMFQTKRCFRLAPTFSNLLLQPPAEAPTAASRRPCVNGDADKPSEPASEDGSESEGSESSGRSCRNERSVQEKLQVLAAEGLLPAVKVFLDWLRANPELIVVCAQSSQSLWNRLSVLLNLLPAAGELQESGLALCPEVQDLLEGGELPDLPSSLLLPEDTALRNLPPLRAAHRRFNFDTDRPLLSALEESVVRICCIRSFGHFVARLQGSILQFSAEAGIFVSIAQSEQEGVLPQAQAQIRMAQEEARRNRLMRDMAQLRLQLEVSQLEGSLQQPKAQSAMSPYLVPDTQALCHHLPVIRQLATSGRFIVIIPRTVIDGLDLLKKEHPGARDGIRYLEAEFKKGNRYIRCQKEVGKSFERHKLKRQDADAWTLYKILDSCKQLTLAQGAGEEDPSGMVTIVTGLPLDDPSALSGPMQAALQAAAHASVDIKNVLDFYKQWKEIG